In one window of Arachis hypogaea cultivar Tifrunner unplaced genomic scaffold, arahy.Tifrunner.gnm2.J5K5 arahy.Tifrunner.gnm2.scaffold_77, whole genome shotgun sequence DNA:
- the LOC114927242 gene encoding cytochrome c oxidase subunit 2-like — MFNNVRRISLFDEKSLNSTSSDTASMWNDFPSVPSDLPPLPADSVPSVPSLPSIASDVEVEQPAPSNYNYETHGIDEDHPGPDSERIVELQSDIHDKLGELMTNKSDQDVLSAAEALHGESNNIPFLEHLLDDLNKNGIEGEAYKDALDLSNRLGILPDKAALCDAAEPWQLGFQDAASPMMQGIIDLHHDIFFFLILILVFVSRILVRALWHFHYQKNPIPQRIVHGTTIEILRTIFPSIIPMFIAIPSFALLYSMDEVVVDPAITIKAIGHQWYRTYEYSDYNSSDEQSLTFDSYTIPEDDLELGQSRLLEVDNRVVVPAKTHLRIIVTPADVPHSWAVPSLGVKCDAVPGRLNQISISVQREGVYYGQCSEICGTNHAFTPIVVEAVPSKDYGSRVSNQLIPQTTGEA; from the coding sequence ATGTTTAACAACGTTCGACGCATCTCTTTATTTGATGAGAAGAGTCTTAACTCAACTTCGAGTGATACAGCTTCTATGTGGAATGATTTTCCATCGGTCCCTTCTGACCTGCCACCCTTACCAGCCGACTCGGTTCCATCTGTCCCCTCATTACCTTCCATAGCAAGTGATGTTGAGGTGGAGCAGCCGGCTCCTTCTAATTATAATTACGAGACTCATGGTATTGATGAGGATCATCCGGGTCCGGACAGTGAACGTATAGTAGAGCTTCAATCTGATATACACGATAAATTGGGAGAGTTGATGACTAACAAGAGTGACCAAGACGTTCTGAGTGCGGCCGAAGCTTTACATGGCGAAAGCAACAATATCCCTTTTCTGGAGCACCTGTTAGATGATTTGAACAAAAACGGAATAGAAGGTGAAGCCTATAAGGATGCCCTGGATCTATCGAATAGGTTGGGTATATTACCCGATAAAGCAGCTTTGTGTGATGCAGCGGAGCCATGGCAATTAGGATTTCAAGACGCAGCAAGtcctatgatgcaaggaataATCGATTTACATCACGATATCTTTTTCTTCCTCATTCTGATTTTGGTTTTCGTATCACGGATCTTGGTTCGCGCTTTATGGCATTTCCACTATCAAAAAAACCCAATCCCGCAAAGGATTGTTCATGGAACTACTATCGAGATTCTTCGGACCATATTTCCTAGTATCATCCCGATGTTCATTGCTATACCATCATTTGCTCTGTTATACTCAATGGACGAGGTAGTAGTAGATCCAGCCATTACTATCAAAGCTATTGGACATCAATGGTATCGGACTTATGAGTATTCAGACTATAACAGTTCCGATGAACAGTCACTCACTTTTGACAGTTATACGATTCCAGAAGATGATCTAGAATTGGGTCAATCACGTTTATTAGAAGTGGACAATAGAGTGGTTGTACCAGCCAAAACTCATCTACGTATTATTGTAACACCTGCTGATGTACCTCATAGTTGGGCTGTACCTTCCTTAGGTGTCAAATGTGATGCTGTACCTGGTCGTTTAAATCAGATCTCTATTTCGGTACAACGAGAAGGGGTTTACTATGGTCAGTGCAGTGAGATTTGTGGAACTAATCATGCCTTTACGCCTATCGTCGTAGAAGCTGTTCCTAGTAAAGATTATGGTTCTCGGGTATCCAATCAATTAATCCCACAAACAACAGGGGAAGCTTAA